The genome window TCAAGCTTACCGCGACGAACTAGAAGCATTTAGAAGTTACGCAAAAACGCATTTTGATTCAATTTTCTTAGTAGATACATACGATACGCTAAAATCTGGCGTACCAAATGCGATTAAAGTGGCGAAAGAAATGGGCGATAAAATTAACTTTATCGGCATCCGCCTAGATAGTGGCGATATGGCTTTCTTATCTAAAAAAGCACGCCAAATGTTAGACGAAGCTGGCTTTACAGAAGCAAAAATCTTTGCTTCAAGTGACTTAGACGAACATACTATTTTATCCCTAAAAGCGCAAAAAGCAAAAATCGATTCTTGGGGCGTTGGCACAAAACTAATCACCGCGTACGACCAACCAGCACTAGGTGCCGTTTACAAAATGGCGGCAATTGCTGATGAAAATGATATTTTACAAGATTCGATTAAACTTTCAAGTAACACCGAAAAAGTGTCGACACCTGGTAAAAAGAAAGTTTACCGGATTATTACGAATGAAGATGGCTTGAAAGCGGAAGGCGATTATATTGCTTTAGCGGACGAATCACTTGAGAATGTCGACAAACTAACAATGTTCCACCCAGTTCATACGTATATTATGAAGACAGTCGAGAATTTCACCGCGCGTGAGCTACTTGTACCGATTTTCCAAAATGGGGAACTTGTGTATGATATGCCTTCACTCGATGAAATTAAAGCTTATAAAGAAGAGAACTTGGCGCTACTTTGGGACGAATACAAACGAACCGTTCGTCCGGAGCAATACCCAGTTGATTTAAGTGTAAAATGTTGGAAAAATAAGATGCGTAATATCGAAAAGGTACGTAAAAGTGTCCAGCTTCATTCACCAGTTGAACTAGATATGCCGTTTTAGGAGGAATTATAATGGAAATCAGAGAAAGAATTTTAGCAGATATGCAAGTGGCAGAAACGATTGATGCACATGAAGAAATCCGAAAAAGTGTCGAGTTTTTAAAAGCATATTTAAAAAAGAATACGTTCTTAAAAAGCTTTGTTCTTGGGATTTCTGGGGGACAAGATTCGACTTTAACAGGAAAACTAGCACAGATGGCGATAAGCGAAATGCGAGCGGAAACAGGTGACGATGAGTACCAATTCTTCGCTGTGAGCTTGCCATACGGAACGCAACTAGATGAATCGGACCGTCAAGATGCACTGAACTTTATGGAACCAGATAATCGTTTAACCGTAAATATTAAAGCTTCAGTGGATGCGAGTGTTGCGGCGCTTGCGGAAGCGGGAGTGGAACTATCTGATTTTGCTAAAGGTAACGAAAAAGCGCGCGAACGGATGAAAGTACAATATGCGATTGCGGCAATGCATAAAGGCGTCGTTGTTGGAACCGATCACTCCGCAGAAGCTGTTACTGGCTTTTATACGAAATACGGCGACGGTGGAACGGATATTAACCCACTGTTCCGCTTGAATAAAAGACAAGGCAAGGCGCTTCTTAAAGAGCTCGGCTGCCCAGAACATCTATATTTGAAAAAACCGACAGCAGATTTAGAAGATAATAAACCGGCACTTCCTGATGAGGTCGCGCTTGGTGTGACTTATGACCAAATTGACGATTACTTGGAAGGCAAAGAAGTTCCAGCAGATGCTGCGGCAAAAATTGAGAACTGGTTTATTAAAACCGAACATAAACGCCATATGGCAATTACTATATTTGACGATTTCTGGAAATAGGAGGCTGTTTAAATGAAAGTTGGTTATGGTTTATTAACTGCATTTTATACACACCCAGGAGAAAAAGACAATTTAGTGAAAATCTTGCTTGAAGCAGCAGAGGCTTTGGCTGATTACAACACGTGTATCCAATATATCGTCAGTGAATCTGAAACCGAGGCAGATACGGTGTTTGTTTCTGAGATTTGGGTCGACAAAGGGCATCATGCAGCATCACTTGATAACCCAGCAGTACAAGAAATAATTGCGCGCGCCAAACCGATGATAAAAGAAATAAAACAAATACAAGAATTAGACATACTCGGTGGAAAAGGCGTATAATTTTAACAACAAGAATGATTCTGGGACTCTCCTGGAATCATTTTTTTGGAGGGATGACAAATGCAAACGTTGATGATTGTTTGTGCTGGCGGTGCGACGTCAAGCTTAATGGCACAAAATGTCGTGAAAAGCGCGACGTCGGAAGGAATGGACGCTGTTTTACTATTTCCTGATGATGTGAAATATAAAGATAGTTTTCTCGAGAAATATAGCGAGCGGGATTTGGTTGTTGTTATGGGACCGGTCGGCGCGATTACAGCAGGGAAATTCCGTGATTATAAAGAACAGGTTGACGCGGTTTTAGTAGCACCACAAGTGAAATATATGTACAAAACAGTGGAGGAAGTATTAGGCGAACTAAATATTCCTTGCGCTAATATTGACTCACTCGATTTCGGTCGGATGCGCGGGGATAAGATTCTCACGCAAGGTCTAGCCTTAATGAACGCGAAAAATTCCAAATAAGGTGTTGCAACTTTAGAGGGGAAACGTTAAAATGAAAGAAGATGAAAAGGACAAGTGATTTGTCCTTTTCTTATATTATTGTGAAGTAACCGCGATTTTGCGGTTTCATTTTATAGATAAGGGTGGTTTTGTTTAAAATTATGAAAGACTTTACCGAGCAAGAGAAAATTATCGTTCTAGATTTTGGTAGTCAGTACAATCAACTAATTACGCGCCGCATTCGTGAATTCGGTGTGTACAGTGAATTACATCCGCATACTATTACAGTTGAAGAAATGAAAGCACTAAATCCAACGGGGATTATTTTTTCAGGAGGACCTAACAGTGTGTATGACGAAGATGCCTTCCGCGCTGACGAAAGAATCTTTGACATGGGAATTCCGATTTTGGGAATTTGTTACGGCATGCAATTAATGACAACGCACTTCGGTGGCAAAGTAGAACGTGCGAAAGACCGCGAATACGGGAAAGCGGACATTCACGTTGAGAAGCCAAACCGTTTATTTGCTGGACTACCAACCGATCAAGTTGTTTGGATGAGTCACGGCGATTTAGTCGTTGAGGAGCCTGCTGGTTTTGAAGTAACAGTTACTAGTAAATCTTGCCCAATTGCAGGTATTGCGGACGAAGAACGTTCACTTTACGGCGTGCAATTCCACCCAGAAGTACGTCACTCCGTTTATGGCAACGAATTACTGAAGAATTTTGCATTAAATGTTTGTGGCTGTAAAGGCGACTGGACAATGGAAAACTTTAGTGAAGTAGAAATCGTAAAAATCCAAGAAATCGTAGGCGACAAAAAAGTCTTGCTTGCCCTTTCTGGCGGTGTAGATTCCTCTGTTGTTGGCGTGTTAATTCATAAAGCAATAGGCGACCAACTAACATGTATTTTCGTTGACCACGGCCTTCTTCGTAAAGGGGAAGCTGACCAAGTAATGGAGACATTACAAGGCGAATTCAACATGAACATCATCAAAGTAGATGCGAAAAAACGCTTCATGGACAAACTTGCTGGCGTTTCTGATCCAGAACAAAAACGTAAAATCATCGGCAACGAATTCATTTACGTATTTGACGATGAAGCTAACAAACTAGACGGCGTAGAATTCCTAGCTCAAGGAACACTTTATACAGACATCATCGAAAGTGGTACAGCAACTGCCCAAACAATCAAGTCTCACCACAATGTCGGCGGTCTACCAGAAGATATGCAATTTAAACTAATCGAACCTTTAAATACACTGTTCAAAGATGAAGTTCGCGCACTAGGAACAGAACTTGGCATGCCTGACGCTATCGTTTGGCGCCAACCATTCCCGGGCCCAGGCTTAGGAATCCGCGTTCTTGGCGAAATTACGGAAGAGAAATTAGAGATTGTTCGTGATTCTGATTATATCTTGCGCGAAGAAATCAAAAACGCAGGTCTAGAGCGCGAAATCTGGCAATATTTCACAGCACTTCCAAATATCCGTAGCGTTGGTGTTATGGGTGATGGTAGAACGTATGACCATACTGTGGTTGTTCGTGCGGTGACGAGTATTGATGGTATGACAGCAGACTGGGCACGTATTCCGTGGGATGTACTGGAGAAAATTTCGGTACGGATTGTGAATGAAGTGGATCATGTGAATCGTGTTGTTTATGATATTACGAGTAAGCCACCAGCTACGGTTGAGTGGGAATAGAAAGCTAACATAATAAGAATAGGAATATCAATAAATCAACGTTTTTCAACTTATGAAATGCTTGATTTTCATTAAAAATGATATGGTTTCCTACCACAAATCCCTGTCAAGATGATGCTTGACAGGGATTTGTTTTTTGTGGGCTTACATTTTAATACTAAATTGTAATATAATTTATTTATTAATATGATTTTTAGAAAAAACTGTTCTAAAAAGGAGGGGGAACGATGAAAACGAAGATGCCGGAAATGCTTTCTTTCGTTTCAGAAGAAGCTGTTAGTAGAAAAATGACAAGTGAGGAAATTGCTGCTCACTTTGGTTATGATAAACATCACTTTAGTCGAAAATTTAAAGAAATTAATGGATTCAGTGTGGTTGAATTTCTTTCTAGTTTAAAAGTGGAAAAGGCGATTATTGAACTTGATGAAGAAGTACGCATACTCGACTTACAAGAACATTCAGGTTTTGAAAGTAGTGGTAGTTTCACAAATACGTTTAAAAAATATACAGGTAGTTCTCCTAGAAAATACAAAACCGAAATGAATGATATTTTTTATGATATGAAACGTTTTGAAAATGATAATAAGGATAAGTCAATAGCGCATTTTCAAGAAAATAATGATTCTTTTTGCAATGTAACTATTGATGTACCTGATGAATTTGAGAAGGGTATCATATTTATTGGACTTTTCCGTACTCTTATACCGAATCATATGCCTATATCGGGATTAGCTACTAAAAATTTAATAGGAAATCAATTGAAAAATATTCCAAGCGGAGACTATTATTTATTAGCTTGTGCGATAAGCCAGTCTAATAACATTCTATCTTATTTTAACTTAAGTAATAGTTTGAGAGGGAAAGAAGATGAAAAGCTATCTTTTCCTAAATGTTCTGGCAATCATTACGCGATTAAGCTGAGAGAACCAATACCAGAAGATCCACCAATATTAGCTAATGTGGGAAAAATTTTAATCTCCTGTTTGAAGAACACAATCTAGAACAATATTGTTTGACTATGAAATGTTAAAATAATTGTAGGCTAACGAAAAGGAGAGATAAGATATGGCTTTAAATGCAAAGAGTATCACTATAGGACTACCAGTAAGTGATTTGGAGAAATCTGCTAGTTGGTATGAAAAACTATTTATGAGTGATGAAAAATTAACACCAGTTGAAGGGGTTATTGAATATCAAATTGGTTCAGTTTGGATTCAACTTTTTGAAGAAAAAATAAATGTTTCAGAAAACGTTTTACGCTTAGGGGTAGAGGATTTAGATGTGGAATTTGAACGTTTAAAAACACTTGGAGTAATAACTGACGAGGTGATAGAAGATGTACCTGGTATTATTCGATATTTTGACTTCTCTGATCCTGATGGTAATAAGTTGTCATTCTATTGGTTGTATGATCAGGAATAGATTTGAACAAGATTATAGGATGGATGTAACGCTTAAACGACGGATGTATAATTCGTCGTTTTTTGATGTTAGAAACAATGCTTAAAAAGGTGACTTTAACTAAATGATATTAATTTTTACATTTCAGATCATAAAGAATATTCTTTGACATCAATTATTTACAATGCCATTTTCAATGCTACTAAATGACAACCCAAGAAAATATCATTATAATAGAACCATGATACAAACTTCACATACAGAAAGGGAAAACAACCATGACAAAAATTCATATTAATAAAGAAAAAATGAATAATCATGCCACAACCCTAGGTGATATTGCGGGAAAGTTAGATTACTATCCCCTTAAAAATGAAAACATGAGTTATACGCAAACTAATTCTATCCACCTTCTTCGGGAATCATTACTTGAACTGCTTGAAGGCATCGAAAATTTAGGATCTGTTGCGCAAGATGATGCTACTCGAATCAAGCAAATGGGGGAAGCTTTTGCAAAACAAGATAAATCCATCAGCCAGAAGATGAATTTGGAGGTGCGTTAAGTGGATAAACGTACCCAAGAATTAGGTGAAATAAAAAAAGAGCTGGAGCGAGAAGATGACGTTCTATACGCTATTAAAAATAAAATTAGACATTTAGAGGATGTGGAAGGAGATATTCATCAAGCTAGACGCGAAATGGATGACATCCTTTATCATATGAAAGAAGTTTGGCGAGGAGAACACGCAGAGCATATTTTTTGGCAAATAGAAGACGAGGTAAATCATTACAACCAGAAAACTGCTTGCAAGACTAACGATATTCAAACCGAACTAAATAACGAGCAAAAAAAAGCATCAACAAAATCTCCACGCGCTCGAAACTAAACAACAGGATATCACAAAGGAGATGCGTTTATGACTCGAATAGATATTGCTGAAGTAAACCATTTTTCACATGAATTAAAAATAGCCAATCAACAGGCTAAAACACAAATTACGGCAATCCATAATGCTATCACTGCTTATTTGCAAGATGATTCGCTCTCTGGGGAAGCAATTAGTGCGTCTAAAGGATATTATGCAGCGACTTATTTGCCTCTTTGTGCTTCTATCAAACAAGCGCTACAAGTCAGCGAAGAATCTTTAAGGAAATATATTACCGACTTTCACAGCCAAGTAGATAGTTCTCCAAGTGCAAAAATTGATGCAGATGGTCTATATGAATTAGATCAGAAAATAAATCGTTTAGAAAATAAATTAGAACACATTCAGTTAGAATTGAGTTCGATGACAGCAGTTTCTAGGCAGGGCGAAATTAATGCGCTTCAAACGCAAATATTTGCCAGTTATAAAAAAAGAACAACTTTTAGAAAAATTTCTTGATTTTGAACGTGCTCATAGTCATTTTTTTCAAGAATTAAGTGACTTAGCTCAAGCAATCAATCATGGTGTGCGTGATATTCAGGCGAACATTTCTTTTAATAGCCAAACTGGGATGTATAAAGTAGATAAATTGTCTGCTTCAAACTTTGAACGACTTGTTGATTTATACGCATCTCAAAAAGCAATAGATGACAAAGTAAAAGCTATGGAAGATATCGGAATGCTTCCCTATATTCCAGAGGGAAATCGTGCCGGATATGTTACGACTAACGGCAAACTAAATACGGAAGCCACATTAGATTTAGTTAACCAACAAATGATTTATTGGCAAAATGAAACCGGTATGCGCGAGTTGTTTGGCGTTGGAGCTTTTTATCGCGCGGTTTATGGTTTGGATGCAGTTACTGCTGAAAGAATCGGTGGCGGACAGAGGCTAGTAGATGGCTCAACTGTGTTTTTTCAATATGTTGGAGTTTTTGGAGTGAGTAGCTTTTATGCTGAGTTTGGGCAAGTACGAAAACTTGATTATTTACCTACATCTGGCATAAAGTTAAAAACGAGTCCATGGGAGACTACGACGGTTTTAGGGACTTATGTTTCCGATACTCAAAATGTACTAACAGAATTAGGCAATATAAAATCATTAGATTTTGGAATGAAAAAAAATAGATTCAAT of Listeria monocytogenes contains these proteins:
- a CDS encoding T7SS effector LXG polymorphic toxin, producing MTRIDIAEVNHFSHELKIANQQAKTQITAIHNAITAYLQDDSLSGEAISASKGYYAATYLPLCASIKQALQVSEESLRKYITDFHSQVDSSPSAKIDADGLYELDQKINRLENKLEHIQLELSSMTAVSRQGEINALQTQIFASYKKRTTFRKIS
- a CDS encoding putative quinol monooxygenase, whose protein sequence is MKVGYGLLTAFYTHPGEKDNLVKILLEAAEALADYNTCIQYIVSESETEADTVFVSEIWVDKGHHAASLDNPAVQEIIARAKPMIKEIKQIQELDILGGKGV
- a CDS encoding VOC family protein, with amino-acid sequence MALNAKSITIGLPVSDLEKSASWYEKLFMSDEKLTPVEGVIEYQIGSVWIQLFEEKINVSENVLRLGVEDLDVEFERLKTLGVITDEVIEDVPGIIRYFDFSDPDGNKLSFYWLYDQE
- the guaA gene encoding glutamine-hydrolyzing GMP synthase; the protein is MFKIMKDFTEQEKIIVLDFGSQYNQLITRRIREFGVYSELHPHTITVEEMKALNPTGIIFSGGPNSVYDEDAFRADERIFDMGIPILGICYGMQLMTTHFGGKVERAKDREYGKADIHVEKPNRLFAGLPTDQVVWMSHGDLVVEEPAGFEVTVTSKSCPIAGIADEERSLYGVQFHPEVRHSVYGNELLKNFALNVCGCKGDWTMENFSEVEIVKIQEIVGDKKVLLALSGGVDSSVVGVLIHKAIGDQLTCIFVDHGLLRKGEADQVMETLQGEFNMNIIKVDAKKRFMDKLAGVSDPEQKRKIIGNEFIYVFDDEANKLDGVEFLAQGTLYTDIIESGTATAQTIKSHHNVGGLPEDMQFKLIEPLNTLFKDEVRALGTELGMPDAIVWRQPFPGPGLGIRVLGEITEEKLEIVRDSDYILREEIKNAGLEREIWQYFTALPNIRSVGVMGDGRTYDHTVVVRAVTSIDGMTADWARIPWDVLEKISVRIVNEVDHVNRVVYDITSKPPATVEWE
- the nadE gene encoding ammonia-dependent NAD(+) synthetase encodes the protein MEIRERILADMQVAETIDAHEEIRKSVEFLKAYLKKNTFLKSFVLGISGGQDSTLTGKLAQMAISEMRAETGDDEYQFFAVSLPYGTQLDESDRQDALNFMEPDNRLTVNIKASVDASVAALAEAGVELSDFAKGNEKARERMKVQYAIAAMHKGVVVGTDHSAEAVTGFYTKYGDGGTDINPLFRLNKRQGKALLKELGCPEHLYLKKPTADLEDNKPALPDEVALGVTYDQIDDYLEGKEVPADAAAKIENWFIKTEHKRHMAITIFDDFWK
- a CDS encoding PTS sugar transporter subunit IIB, with the translated sequence MQTLMIVCAGGATSSLMAQNVVKSATSEGMDAVLLFPDDVKYKDSFLEKYSERDLVVVMGPVGAITAGKFRDYKEQVDAVLVAPQVKYMYKTVEEVLGELNIPCANIDSLDFGRMRGDKILTQGLALMNAKNSK
- a CDS encoding DUF3130 family protein, whose amino-acid sequence is MTKIHINKEKMNNHATTLGDIAGKLDYYPLKNENMSYTQTNSIHLLRESLLELLEGIENLGSVAQDDATRIKQMGEAFAKQDKSISQKMNLEVR
- a CDS encoding helix-turn-helix domain-containing protein; the protein is MKTKMPEMLSFVSEEAVSRKMTSEEIAAHFGYDKHHFSRKFKEINGFSVVEFLSSLKVEKAIIELDEEVRILDLQEHSGFESSGSFTNTFKKYTGSSPRKYKTEMNDIFYDMKRFENDNKDKSIAHFQENNDSFCNVTIDVPDEFEKGIIFIGLFRTLIPNHMPISGLATKNLIGNQLKNIPSGDYYLLACAISQSNNILSYFNLSNSLRGKEDEKLSFPKCSGNHYAIKLREPIPEDPPILANVGKILISCLKNTI
- a CDS encoding nicotinate phosphoribosyltransferase, encoding MTNLFQDDSLTLHTDLYQLNMMKAYFDDGLHERRSVFEVFFRDMPFDSGFVVFAGLERIIHYMQNLRFTETDIAYLHDELGFDGPFLEYLRNFKFKGNILAAKEGEFVFKTEPILQVEASLAEAQLIETALLNIVNFQTLIATKAARIRSVIDDETFAEFGTRRAQEMDAAIWGTRAAYIGGCDSTSNVRAGKIFGIPVSGTMAHAMVQAYRDELEAFRSYAKTHFDSIFLVDTYDTLKSGVPNAIKVAKEMGDKINFIGIRLDSGDMAFLSKKARQMLDEAGFTEAKIFASSDLDEHTILSLKAQKAKIDSWGVGTKLITAYDQPALGAVYKMAAIADENDILQDSIKLSSNTEKVSTPGKKKVYRIITNEDGLKAEGDYIALADESLENVDKLTMFHPVHTYIMKTVENFTARELLVPIFQNGELVYDMPSLDEIKAYKEENLALLWDEYKRTVRPEQYPVDLSVKCWKNKMRNIEKVRKSVQLHSPVELDMPF